The Topomyia yanbarensis strain Yona2022 chromosome 3, ASM3024719v1, whole genome shotgun sequence nucleotide sequence gatttatttatttattttcatttttatttaaactaGTCATTCTACAGTTTTTGTgaatttaataacttttttcgtttttttttgccttttttaattttattcgttttattaattttctataatttattcagtttattcgtgcaggactaaaAACTGCGTGCGTCACACATCTAGTTGCGTGCCTACTTCGCATAAGTTCTGCAAAGTAATGAATAATcaatctcactgctaggtgattaggtaggtttttcaaattttcgaccACTATGTGAAGGTTTTTTTCAACGACTCTTATATCGAAGACCCtaagtccgatttttacgcttaaagtttatatccgatttttacattctaatatatttgaagtgGGTTTTTTAAAACATGTTCTGTTCTTGATCGATTACCAGAAATTAAAATATGTTTTTGATTGTTATTAGGGCTTTTTATAACTGGTGGCGCCAACGCAAGCATAAACAGCTCACTAAAGATGAAACTCATCTCCACATGGCATGGGAGCAAGACTATCATCTACAGGACCCAGGCAAATTAGCACTGTTCGATGAGTATCTTGAAATGAGTAAGcttttttcaactgtgaatctCTTGTATGTACCTGAATAACCATTTCTTCAATGTTTTAGTCGTTCAATACGGGTTTGTAACACTTTTCGTGGCTGCTTTTCCACTGGCCCCTTTATTTGCCCTTCTAAACAACATTGCTGAGATACGACTGGATgcatataaaatggtaacacAATCAAGGAGACCTTTGGCGGAGCGAGTTGAAGACATAGGTGCCTGGTACGGAATTCTGAAAATTATAACTTACACGGCAGTTGTGTCTAATGTAGGAAGTAGTCATATAAATGAATATCTTCAGTTTCTAAATATACTATATATCTTTCTAGGCATTCGTGATTGCCTATACAAGTGATTTTATTCCCCGGATGGTTTATAAATATGTTTATTCATCCCACTTTTCACTACACGGTTATATCGAGCACTCGCTTTCAGGTAATTTCTCTACATCTTGTTATTAATCAAGTACTAAAACATTAATGAAGTACTAAAACATTTAATTATGCTTTATTAGTTTTCAATACATCCGACTACAGGGAAGAATGGGGGACCAAAACTGAATCCGATCCAGATACGTGCCTCTATCGTGGCTACCGAAATAGCCCCACGGACAGCGAACAGTACGGCTTAAGTCCTCATTATTGGCACGTATTTGCAGCTCGTTTAGCATTTGTAGTCATCTTCGAGCACATTGTGTTTGTTCTGACAGGGATTATGCAGTTCATTATTCCGGACATACCGGTAGAGGTTAAAACGCAAATCCAGCGGGAACAGATGCTTGCCAAAGAAGCCAAATACCAGCACGGACTGAAGAAATCCCGTGAGACTGATTACGAGGAAATTCTACACGTTCTTAGGGAACAAAGTAATAACAGTCGCCAAGGTGAGAGCTTGAAACTTCCTTAACTACAActcttaataaaaaaaaacattgtcatAAAGGTGTACGAGGGAGCTGGGCACGAAGGTTGAGCCGTTTGAGCGACGGACTTGACGCTCACGTAGAAGTTTCAAACCGCCCTCGACAATCACTAGAGTCAACGGTGTGGGAAGTCACCTAGCAGTAGTTAAAGAAAACAGTATATGTACCATCTAgtagacaaaatatttttgttcgatataTCTGAAGAAATATATTTGTAACTGTTCAAACTTTGTAAACTAGTTGTTTATTCTATTCTTCTGACTTTGCCTAGAGCAGCGGGATTTGGTTCTGAAAACAGCAGGGTCGAGAACGTTGTATGGTGGATTCTCATTGACACAAATTATATTCTTCAATCTTCGGTTTTCGTTTTTCTCCAACAAATGCGGAGCTAGTAATAAAAACAGCTGTTCAGTCCACGACGGTAAACCACAGTTGGAAAAGCAAAGTTCCCAGTAGGGCAAACCAAGATGGGCAATGCTCATCCGCAAATATTCTGTGAAGGTGTCTGCCAAAAACTGCCATTTGAAAGTTCCCATCTCGAGGAGAAATATCTTCGGATTCGATGATTCTGGCGTTTCATACACCAAACAAACCTTTGCCAGGTCCGTTATAGTACTCAACTCAAAGATTTTACTTCTAGAGTTAAGTTTCAAATTATTCAGATAACCTGATGTTGAATCGATATAGTTTGACTGGCGAATAATAGGTGGAATAGTCACGGCAGTGTTGGGGCTTGAGCTAAGAATAGTATCGATGTTATCGCGTACAAGAGTAATCTGTATCAGATGAGGGAAATGAATGTGTCCCACGCGGCGAATGTCGTTAGCTGCAATATAAAATTCTAAATCTTTAACGATGTCTTTGACAAGACGTAAGAATTTACGTGAATATTGGTAGCTCCAGTAGAAATTGAATCCATCGGTGGACAGATAGAATCGCTTCATATCATCCGGTAGATAGATATTATGCCGTGATTCCCATGCAGTAACCTGAGCCTTTTCACAGGGAAGTCGTTTTTCACAAGTCACATTCGTAATTCGAGGAATGCAATCTGCAAATTTCTGCGGACAATAAGAACCACTAGGTAAAAAGTTTTCAACCAAAAACTCACTTAGCACCTTCGCCAGCCCGAGTGACAAGTTTTCATAGAACATGTCATCCAAATCAACCACATTTTTAATAGTGCTCATTTGTTAGCTAGATTATAAGAACGAAATTGATTCCGATTTTTTAGCACAACAATATATGTTTTATTAGATCGATAATATGTACTTTCTCCAAACTGGTTGCCATGGCTAAATTAAATATACTGGCATTTACATTCCCATACAGTTGACTTTAACTAGGTATAGCTGTCCTTAAGCGTAGGTAGGCACATCcaatttgcttgaagagtattagggtaaagtgcctattttcaccatactaagcagggttcctcactaattcattaattactcggtctataatcaatgcaatgcgtacaaattggcgtCAACggttttgcttcgttgttaacaaCCAAGATGCTAACACAATTGCGTTGAAAATAGTGAAATTTTcctgtttgagcacaatgaaagctcgaatcgagtgtccctattgttgcgctaccgtttgactcaatgcgttgaacaaagatggaaaacgctgctctaaccaacggcttaaaatgggtagggtgacaatagaaacatagcgtAAATAAGCTCATCACCCTGCCTAGTTAAATGACCAAATCGAGCATGTATATTCAATGCGCAGCAATACAATTCGCGTTGATACAACGTTTTAGAAGTATCTTACAAAAGAAGAGGAAGAAACTAGTCACTAAAGCTTCTGATTGGTAGTCTAGATAACATAACATCTAGAATTTCATGACACGGTAAGACGTCTTTACCGGAAATAGGCATTATCGCAACCTCACTTTTGAATTTCCATGTAACGTAAATGAATATGTTTGAATCATAGTACAC carries:
- the LOC131688962 gene encoding tubulin polyglutamylase complex subunit 2 isoform X1 gives rise to the protein MSTIKNVVDLDDMFYENLSLGLAKKFADCIPRITNVTCEKRLPCEKAQVTAWESRHNIYLPDDMKRFYLSTDGFNFYWSYQYSPNDIRRVGHIHFPHLIQITLVRDNIDTILSSSPNTAVTIPPIIRQSNYIDSTSGYLNNLKLNSRSKIFELSTITDLAKVCLVYETPESSNPKIFLLEMGTFKWQFLADTFTEYLRMSIAHLGLPYWELCFSNCGLPSWTEQLFLLLAPHLLEKNENRRLKNIICVNENPPYNVLDPAVFRTKSRCSRQSQKNRINN
- the LOC131688962 gene encoding tubulin polyglutamylase complex subunit 2 isoform X2 translates to MSTIKNVVDLDDMFYENLSLGLAKVLNCIPRITNVTCEKRLPCEKAQVTAWESRHNIYLPDDMKRFYLSTDGFNFYWSYQYSPNDIRRVGHIHFPHLIQITLVRDNIDTILSSSPNTAVTIPPIIRQSNYIDSTSGYLNNLKLNSRSKIFELSTITDLAKVCLVYETPESSNPKIFLLEMGTFKWQFLADTFTEYLRMSIAHLGLPYWELCFSNCGLPSWTEQLFLLLAPHLLEKNENRRLKNIICVNENPPYNVLDPAVFRTKSRCSRQSQKNRINN